The genome window ATGACTCGATCGAGTCGTGTcagactcggccgagtcgagATGGCTAACAACGCGAGTAGCATATGCATTTTTCAGAATAAGACAATGTAAGATTCTTAATAAGAGAAAGAATATGAAATCTCCATCAAGCTAAATCCCAATCAAATGGGAAATAATCTTTATAGAAACAAAAGATTCTTGTGTTGACGAAGTAAAGAGTGTAATAGCAATTCAAAACAGTTTAGTGATTTCCCTACTAATGCCCTTCCGTAAACCTTTGCCACAGGGATAGCAACTGAAAGCAGTTTTCCACCCTTCCCCTCTCCCATCCTACTTTCAATCACTTTTCATCAGAGAGATGATCATTGCACTGGGTTCTGAGCAGCTAAATAACTGAGATATTTGAGACATGGCAAAgaaataacaaataaataagtatattaaataaaaacataaaaaacaaTTATTTTCTCATCAGAGTGCTAGTTGCTCTAATCAAATCTCCTTAGCTATTTCCCTAACAGAGCTATAAAGAAGGCTCTAAGGTCACTTACCCCCAAACCCAATATCTGGTTGGTGATTCGACCTTTTCCCGTCCATTCAAATGCGACCCCTTCTTCTCATCTTCCTTCCCTCCCCATTGCAAACATCTTTGCAGCTGCTCCCCTCTTTTGGCTACTGAAGGAATGGCAAAGAGAGACACATAATAACAAGGTAGCCTCAGCAGGGTGCTTTTCTTGCTCCTTTTGAGACATTTTCCTTTTGTTCAGATAATTCATTTGAGTTCCAATGCAGGATTCCAGGCCTCTTTAGCTTTCTAGTTGGCCTCTAAAGGCAGTCCCAAGCAAGAAGTTGATTCCATGTCATCGTACTTAATGAAGCAATGGAGCTCAAAAGTGATGAATGGTTAAACAATGTGCCCAACTACGAATGTGAGCATGGGTGTTCTATTTGTACAACCTTGAGACTTCAGGATCAGTGATTTTAGACCAACACGTTAGACAAGAAGCAGTAGTAACTTCAAGAATCACTATCATAATGTGGATGCATAATTCTCTAAAGGTGGAGAAAACGGGGGTACCTGAAGGAGATTTTATATAATCTGAGCCAACCAAGCTGCATAGAAGTTCAAGTTTGATATTGTTGTTGGCTATGTACCTCAACATGGTGGCAGATTAGAGCAAAGGAATTCCAGAAATCAGACTCAAACATCTCTAGATGATTACTCGATACTTGAGCTTGCAGAACCTGATTACTTCACCATAAATCGATCTTAAGCATAACTATCTACCTGCTATGATTTGAAGTACTATATCTTAATGATCCTGCTTCaaaggaagagaaagaaaagaatatcACAGTAACTCGCTAGAAATAGAGCCAGTATAATGTAATAAAATGAACTAAGATATACTTAAGCCAGGCTACTTTCTTAGGCTTTCTAATCCAAAAATAGTATCCACAATGTATCACATAACACTTGCTTTCTGCACTTGCAAAAACGTAGTGTTCAAGATGCATCAAGAGATAAAAAATAATCTCCTAAAGCTCCATCAAAGAAGAGAATAAAACTCAAGATAACTTTCTCTATGGAATACCAAATATGCATAACAActgaagagaaggaaaaagaacttAAATTTACAATAATAGAAGAATGCAGGGATAATACTTTTAATTTGAGAACCAACAGGTGCTCTCAACGTACAGCTTCTAAATAGAATACTTAGCTCAGAACTGACATATTTGAGTTCAATCGGTCACTAAAGCGAATACCACGGCAAAACTGAGAATCTCTTGAAAGGCTACCTCAAGCAAGAATACATCAACATACTGGACAGAATGAAATGAGAAAACCTGAAAAGTACTAGGTACGGTATACATAATTAAAACTCTGCTCAATCAGGAAAAGTGAATGTATTCTAATGTTCAAGTGGTGAATCCAAATTTTAATAACTAATTTATAGAAATAAACATTGAACAGCTTATTTTCTCAGTTATATTAATAGAAGATTAGCTCATCTTCTTCTGTGATTGTACCTAATTTTTGACTCCTCAACTTCAGAAATAGAACAATCACCTTGAGCACTTAAGATGACAGGGATACTAAAATATAATAAATGCTTGTCAAAATCATCATTTGCATTGacaactctctctctcacttCCAAGGATCCATATTTGGCTGATGAAGACTATTTACTTTGCCAATTACTCAAATATGTCAGAGAAACCAAAAGCACAAGCATTATGGGTCAGACTGGGAAGTTCCAGCAAACCTATCTAAGTAACAGTTGTTTTTCCTCATCATGTCATCTGATCTAAAGTGAATATGAGGAATATCAAACTTGTATGCTTAAAAggtaattatttgaaataatagcTGAAAATGTCAAAAAAGATTGTGTACACATACTCAGAGAAAAGAGAATTTTCCACCTTGTTTAAAGCTATACAAATTTAATACATGATGCAGAATCTGCTTGAGAATGAAGCAGCACCATGCACACCCAATTCCAACAAATTAATTGACTGTTGTTGAGTGGCCAAGATAACCTGTCTAAAAACACAGATTTTTCATACGAAAAGTGCTGGTCTTTTTAGCAAATACATGAATATTGCATTTGTGAAGAAATGCAGACATCAGAAATGAGGGAATTGAATCCGTCTATGgaaatttttttatgaatttttttatatgaatatatgaATTACTTTGCTTCATTGATAActgcttaaaatttttttatcagCAGGGTACTTGAGCACATATTATCCTGGATAACTGTCATTTGAGATCTTCTCTAGGATTTGGGTTGAGCAACTTCATGAATAATCTCTTCCCAAGTCCACCAAAGcaacataaaattattcaaatttatgagctgcttatttatttatttattttttcattgtCAATGCCTATTAAATATTATACCACACTCCAATTTAGTGCTCTAAAATGGAGAGGGATAATAAAACTCATGAAGGTTTCTTATGGAGGACTGGTAGAGCCACCCAGATGCTGTGACAATCTTTATCAATCTCAATATATGACTAGTGAGGCATTGTACCACAATTACAGAAATGCCATAAGTGTCCCCATGGTGCCCCAACCAAAAAAGAAGTTAGTCAGCAATCTACCAGGTACTTTAGATATTACTTGTCTTAAAGGTCCATGGATTTTTCTCTCCGATTTCTCTGCAATGAAAGccagaaatttgaaaatatCCAGTAAGTTTTGTCTAGTCAGGACTCAGGAGATGTACATAGGTCCGAATTCCTTCCTCAGTTAACATGGTAAAGTCCTGCCAGAATGAAACTTAAATAATCATGAAAACTACTCAGACAACTCAAGTTTGACGGATTTACCTCATACTGTCAAGAACTGCTTTCAGAACAAACTTCGTAGCGGTACACGAAACACCAACCGAATCTCGAATTCTTGCAACTACGAAAACAGCCACCTTTACCTTCTATTCCATCATTTCTGCCAGAAGGAACAAGGTCAGTGACATATCCAATGTGCTTTTCTGTTGCCTCAAAATAAAGATGCTCTATAGCATGCTTTTTTGTTTACCACAACATTTTCTCTCTTCCAAACAGCAGTTGTAACCATTCCACAACTAGAACAGAAGCTACTATAAAATCAAAGATGCTTAAAATGGCAGATAACCACCCTTCGCATAACCATGTAAAATGGCAGCATCACATGGAGTTTCAAGATGCACATCTCATTTTGACCTCTATATGATCCCTCTTCAGTGAATATTTCAGTCAGACTTAAGCTATTAAGCAATATTCAAATTACCTGAAAAAATACACTATGTGGTTTGAAAATAAATTGCTCTATTAGAGTAGAGATATATTCCTAGGCAAAGCCAATTTCATCCTCTGGATTACAAAGAAGAGGAATTAGAACGAGGCAATGAATTCTAAACTACTAAATTCAGTCAACATCCTTCTTTCAGTAATGGAACACTTTGGTTTCTAGAATGTTAGATATCAAGCCGATGATACACAGAGAATTCCAATGGAATGAGTTTCTGAATCTGGTACAAGATACCTTAACTTAATGTTATGGTCAGAAAGGCCTGATTAAAGCACAACTCTCCTTCTATACAGCATTATTAGGACAGATATCCCATGTGCCTTGTATATTCTAACAAATCCACCCTGACTTGCAGAGCCTATAATCAGGGAGTTGTTACCACCTTTAAGCATCAAAgagtataatttaaataataaaaaaaaagatgcttGTTTCTTACCGGTTTCCATAGCAGAATTACATCCATTCAGGTAAAGACAGCCTCCACGAATTCAAAATGAATATATGATTAATATATGCGTTTTACTAAAATACCGAGAGGAGTAGAAGATCCAACCCAGCAGAATAGTGAAAATTCCACTTTCAGTGCTAAACCGAATTTTAAGATCAACGTCAAACTTAGcaataatcacacaattaaccatttcttttcttgaaaCTTGACATTCTTAATTACTCAAGCCCAGAATAGTGTACCAGCATAAGTTGGCACACAGCAAAAGATGAAGATAAGCAGATAGGAGTTTTCAATGACACACACGCAGGACCAGCAAAAGAAAGACCAAACAACAAAATAACACCATGAATTGAAGgtcataaaatgaaaacttttACAAGCACACAGGAAAATTTTAGTCCACCAGTTTATTTATCTATCAAAAAGGCATTCAACACTCTAAAATTCTCAAAGGCATCAAGCTCTACATGTCGATTAGACCTTAGATTGAATGTAAAATACTTCCATAAAAGGACACAAACTGTTCAACAGTGTGAGCAAACCATAGTTAATAAAAAGAAACATGTATACCAATTAATAAGCTGTCTGGGGCAATATCTAGTAGTAAATTACAATCCACTCATTTAAAACAGCACCacaaacaaaataatttttcatTGCAACTAGAATGAAAAGTACATGAGAGCCAAATGGAACAAGCACATCAAGATCTGGGATACCCTGCCACAAAACTAAACTAAAGCATAATAATGGGGAAAATATCAGACAATATCTCCATAGTTGCAAACCAAAACCTTAAGTTGACAAATAACCTAAAGgagataaaaaagaaataaactgTCCAAGACAAGGGAGATAAAGTCCTAGTCTAATCACTTGAAGATCCGTCATCATCTTCGCGTGCTGTCACAACCTTCTCTATAAACCTCTTCCTAACTCCATCAAGAACGTCTTTCTTAGACTGTTCACCCCCACCCTGACCATCATTGAGAATTGGATCCGACTGACAGAGAACTAATGCAACACCTAAAGATTTGGAAATGCAGTTTATGAAATCAGTCAGAGAAAATAGCAGATTCAATTTACAAAAGATTAAAATAGGGAATCAAATAGTTATCATATTCTCAGTCCCTCCGCTAGTTAATCCTAATCTAAACAAAAACAATAAGAACCATGAATATTCCATAAAACACAGGTTTCAAGGCAATATAGACATCAACTTCCATTAGAAGATATCAAGAGTTGCAGAAGCCTAAACTTCCAACATACCTTCAGGTGTGCATTTCCGACCAAAGCTACGGAGACCCACATAGTTTGCTTTGACTGCACTGTTGTTGTACACCAAAAGAGTTGGAATATTTTGATCAGGATAGTTAGGAATACAGTCAGTAGATATAATTTTCACAAACTTGGCTGCCGGATATCTTTGAGCCAGTTCTTCCAAACATTGCAAAAGAAGCTGGCAATCGGCGTGTCTATCAGAAAATGTGTAGTGTTAAACAATCTAGTACCTCCAACATAAAAAGTTGCTAAATTTTGAaccaatatttaaaaaatttaacatCACCACAAAGATAATAGTGAAGAGGAAAACAGTGCTTAATAAGTTATAATTACCCGTCCTTGTAAAGAACCACCACAACCCAAACATCTGCTGGTGCTTGTGAAACTTCTCGCACAAAATCAGATCCAGAAATCGGCATCACTGACCCAAACCTCGCAATTTTGGCTAATTCTCTCATCTCTGCCAACCTCTTCTTCCTTTGCAAAGCACCAAAACACGTATTAGCTTCCACATTTACTGAAACCACACTAATTCAAAAGCTCATTTTTCTCAAGATGCACCTAATTTTTCACCTCAATTACTGAAGAACTAAGTTCCACAACTGTTACCTAAATTCAAAATCTCTTTAGATGGGGAATAATTCCAATATAATCCTAATTaccaagaaatttaaaaaatgaaattaacttTCAATCCTTAGTTACTGAAATCCCAATATATGTATGAAGACAATTCAACGACCAAATACAGGAAAATCAAAAGGCCCACCAccccaaaaaatgaaaaaagttaaaaggtACCTGTACTCTTGGAGGAAGCGATCATCGTCAAGATCATCTTCAAGGTCTTCAAGTTCTTCTTCGGTCTTGTCATCGACCCAGGCCTTGTCTTTGGGCTTTGAGTCGGGGTCTTCGGCTGGGGTGAAAGAAGGGGGCTTGAAAGCAGGGGGTTTGGGAGGAAGGTTCCCTAATTTTCTCTGGATATCGTCCCATTGCGTCGAGGCACCTTCCAGATCCTTGTACACAAAATGGTAATCTGCCATTATTTTTGTTGAAAACAATGCCCTTGTTGACAATCCTTATACTCCAACAGATTTAGGAATCCTCACACAAAGTGATCTCCTCCACTATGCGCATTCGTTCTCCTATAAAAGCATGATTAACTGAGTCCATACTCCAAAAAACACAatgcaaaaaacaaaaaacaatgaAACTATATAATAAGacacttttaaatttttctcaatttcaagtctattattttttgtttttacttataaattatttaattaatcattttaatttctttatatCTTATAAGAAGACGTTTGGAGGGTTCCTGTTCATTACAATTTCATCTGCTCTCTTCAGGGCCATTTTTGTCCTTGCAGCCTTTTGGTTGTTCTTTTTCTTGGAGCTAAGACGTTTGGAGGGTTAGTGTTCATTACAATTCGTTTGCTCTCTTCAGGGCTATTTTTGTCCTCCAAGCCTTTTGGCTGTTCTTTTCCTTGTAGCTATTAGAACTGGTTGTTGTTTCTTGCAAGGCTTAGCCGAATGTTAGTGGAACAATGACTGTTTTGCAGCATTTCCAAGAAGTATTAATGAGATGTGATGTTTATATCTATCAGCCAgctcattttctcttgtttaattACATTTTTGTCCCTCAAAATATTCATTGAATGGACTATATATTTTCAACTCATGTCTAACAGT of Coffea arabica cultivar ET-39 chromosome 5c, Coffea Arabica ET-39 HiFi, whole genome shotgun sequence contains these proteins:
- the LOC113690348 gene encoding uncharacterized protein isoform X1 produces the protein MADYHFVYKDLEGASTQWDDIQRKLGNLPPKPPAFKPPSFTPAEDPDSKPKDKAWVDDKTEEELEDLEDDLDDDRFLQEYRKKRLAEMRELAKIARFGSVMPISGSDFVREVSQAPADVWVVVVLYKDGHADCQLLLQCLEELAQRYPAAKFVKIISTDCIPNYPDQNIPTLLVYNNSAVKANYVGLRSFGRKCTPEGVALVLCQSDPILNDGQGGGEQSKKDVLDGVRKRFIEKVVTAREDDDGSSSD
- the LOC113690348 gene encoding uncharacterized protein isoform X2, with the protein product MADYHFVYKDLEGASTQWDDIQRKLGNLPPKPPAFKPPSFTPAEDPDSKPKDKAWVDDKTEEELEDLEDDLDDDRFLQEYRKKRLAEMRELAKIARFGSVMPISGSDFVREVSQAPADVWVVVVLYKDGAVKANYVGLRSFGRKCTPEGVALVLCQSDPILNDGQGGGEQSKKDVLDGVRKRFIEKVVTAREDDDGSSSD